A genomic window from Vitis riparia cultivar Riparia Gloire de Montpellier isolate 1030 chromosome 18, EGFV_Vit.rip_1.0, whole genome shotgun sequence includes:
- the LOC117907409 gene encoding uncharacterized oxidoreductase At4g09670-like has product MAETPIRLGILGYGEISRRLSKLSKAIALVPNATLVAIGSRRIHKATGITSADGFPSWVKMYESYEAVLDDPDVDAVYVPLPAKLQPKWAVAAAEKKKHVLLEKPVAPDVVELDRVLAACEASGVQFMDGTLWMHHPRTPEMKEFISDTQRFGQLKSIHCCFTYYANPEFLENDFRLKPDLDGLGALGDCGWYCIRAILWAADHQLPNSVTALPGSVFNNAGVLLSCGASLDWADGKAATFHCSVLSNLTMEITATGTKGTLQLHDFVIPFKHDTASYSTASESCLEELSTGWKARPSEHSVANDLPQEALMMREFVGLVAGIKRDGKEPNNKWPAMTRKTQLVLDAVKASIERGCEAVEVGS; this is encoded by the exons ATGGCGGAGACACCCATCCGATTGGGAATATTGGGTTACGGCGAGATATCGCGAAGGCTATCCAAGCTGTCCAAGGCCATTGCTCTTGTTCCCAACGCCACCCTCGTTGCCATCGGCAGCCGCCGGATCCACAAGGCAACAGGGATCACGTCGGCTGATGGATTCCCGTCGTGGGTGAAGATGTACGAGAGCTACGAGGCGGTGCTGGACGACCCGGACGTGGATGCGGTGTATGTCCCTCTTCCGGCCAAGTTGCAGCCGAAATGGGCGGTGGCGGCCGCGGAGAAGAAGAAGCACGTGCTTCTGGAGAAGCCTGTGGCGCCGGATGTGGTGGAACTGGACCGAGTGTTGGCGGCGTGCGAGGCTAGTGGGGTGCAGTTCATGGACGGTACGTTGTGGATGCATCACCCTCGGACGCCTGAGATGAAGGAGTTCATCTCCGACACGCAGCGTTTCGGCCAACTCAAATCG ATACACTGCTGCTTCACATATTATGCTAATCCTGAGTTTCTGGAGAATGATTTTCGCCTTAAGCCCGATCTTGATGGTCTTGGTGCTCTTGGTGATTGTGGGTGGTACTGCATTAGGGCAATCCTCTGGGCTGCTGACCACCAACTGCCTAACTCGGTCACAGCTCTGCCTGGGTCCGTCTTCAACAACGCCGGAGTACTTTTATCCTGCGGAGCTTCTCTAGATTGGGCCGATGGCAAAGCAGCAACCTTCCATTGCTCGGTCCTATCTAATCTGACCATGGAGATAACTGCTACGGGAACCAAGGGAACTTTGCAGCTTCATGACTTTGTTATTCCTTTTAAGCACGACACTGCATCCTATTCTACTGCTTCGGAGTCTTGCTTGGAGGAGCTTTCGACAGGATGGAAAGCAAGGCCGAGTGAGCACTCTGTCGCAAACGATCTTCCGCAGGAGGCCCTGATGATGCGTGAATTTGTTGGTTTGGTTGCGGGTATTAAGCGAGATGGTAAGGAACCTAATAACAAGTGGCCAGCTATGACTAGGAAGACACAACTCGTACTAGATGCTGTCAAGGCCTCCATAGAGAGAGGTTGCGAGGCTGTTGAAGTGGGTTCATAa